The genomic window TTAAAGAATACAGCTCTTTCATATATACAATTTCTTCTGATTTCTTTAAATCTTTTGTAGTTAAATTTTTTAAGATAGGTGTTCCAACAGACGCAATAGGTGGCAAAATTGCAATAAATTGATCATTCCTAGAAACAGCCAAACTATTTGCAATATTCCAAGTTTTTATTATTTGATTAACTATGAAGGCAATTTTTTCTTTATCCATTTCAAAATTTATATCTTCATTTTCTTTTTTTGAGAATTTTGGGTTAATCTTTGATATAAATTCATTTAAAGGATTTATCAAATAACTAAATGTTAAAGGGGAATTTAATTTTATACTTTCGTCTATATTTTTTGCATAGCTTGTACGTAATTTTAATTCTTTTTGAGTATTCATTAAGAATGCATCCATTGGTCCATCATTAAATAAAATAATATTTTTTCTAGAATCATCGTAGTCAACATATAAATTTATAAGTTTTTCTAACGATTGTCTTACTGAGTATCCGATATCAGCATAATTTAGAGAGTACATATTATATTTTGTTGTGAATATAGATGGAATAGTTTTTTCATTGGTTACACCATACCCCCATATTGTTGATGAGCCAAAAAAAAGATATTTTGGAGCATTTTTATCATCATTTGTAGGTAAACTTGTAAATCTATTTCCATCTTCTTGTATGGTAATAATTTTGCCATTAAAAGGGATAGGCTCTTTAACTACAAAATCTCGATATCTATATTGAACATTCCTATATTCTTTTAAAAATTCTTGTGAAATATTTTTATTCTCTTTCGATTGAGGTAAAATGATTTTTATAAGTTGATATGTTTGAAAAGTTAATATAGGAATAAAAAATATACAACCAATGATAGTAAAAAAAATAACTAGATTTATAAAAAGTATTTTTAAAGATTCTTTCATAAATTAATCTTCTAGTGCAAAGTTTTTTTGATTTAATATTGTTTTCACCTGTTGCTTATTTTTTTGTAAATAAAAATTATTAATAACTAAAATATCCATGTCTGTACTAATAAAACATTCAAAAGCGTCCCTAGGTGTACAAACTATAGGTTCTCCTCTTACATTAAAAGAAGTATTCACCAATATTGGGCAACCAGTTAAATCGTTAAATGCACTAATTAAAGAGTGATATTTATGATTTGTTTCTTTGTGTACAGTTTGGAGTCTTGCACTGTTATCAATGTGTGTTACTGCAGGAATCTCAGATCTAACAATTTTTAGTTTGTTTAAACCTTCTATTTTTTTTTCATCTTGAGAGATTTTTTTTAATTTATTTTCATTAACATTTGCTACAAAAAGCATATAAGGGCTAGAATCATCAAAATCAAACCATTCTTGTACATTTTCACTTAAAATTGATGGAGCAAAAGGACGAAAACTTTCTCTATTTTTTATTTGTAAATTTAATCTTGATTGTATTTCAGGCATTAATGGATTTGCTAATATTGATCTATTGCCCAATGCTCTAGGTCCAAATTCCATTTTACCTTGAAACCATCCCACTGCTTTTCCATTTAATAAATCTTTTGCCACTTTTTGTATTAAATCTTTTTCTTCAAATATTTCATAAATTGCATTTAAAGGAGAGATTTCAGTTTCTATCTGCTTATCTGAAAAAGAAGGTCCCAAATAGGAACCTTTCATTGAGTCACCTTTTGTATATACGCGAGGATTCTTTAATTCAATATGCCAAGCTGCTAATGCCGCACCTATTGCTCCACCAGAGTCACCAGCAGCAGGTTGTATCCATATATTCTTAAATCTTTTATCTTTAAAAATTTTACCATTTGCCACACAATTTAATGCAACTCCACCAGCTAAACAAAGATTTTCAATCTTGTATGTATCTGCTAAATGACGAGTTATCTTTAACATAATAGTTTCAGTAACAGATTGAATAGAAGCTGCAATATCCATATAAAATTGAGTCAATTCTTCATCTGGTTTTCGAGTAGGCATAGAAAATAATTTACAAAAATTATTGTTTATCATTTTTAAATCTGTAGCATAACTAAAATATTTTTGATTTAATTTAAATGAGCCATCATCTTTCAAATCAATTAAATTATTTAATATTATATCTTCATATGCAGGTTTACCATAAGGTGCAAGACCCATTAGTTTATATTCTCCACTGTTAACTTTAAATCCACAATAATATGTAAATGCGGAGTATAATAATCCCAAAGAATGTGGAAAATGAATCTCTTTGACTACATTTATGTTCGATTCTTTGCCAATAGCAATAGTACTAGTTACCCATTCTCCTACTCCATCAACAACCAAAACTATTGCTTCTTTAAAATTTGATGGATAAAAAGCACTTGCTGCATGACTAAAATGATGTTCACTAAATAAAAGTTTTTTTTCATTAAAATTACTGTCTAATAACTTAAGTTCAGAAACTATATTTCTTTTTAGGAATAATTTTTCTTTTAGCCATAAAGGCATAGATACTATAAACGACAAAAGTCCTCTTGGTACAAAAGATAAATAAGTTTCTAAAAGTCTTTCAAATTTAAGAAATGGCTTATCATAAAATACAATATAATCAATTTCAGAAATAGTTATATTTGAATCTCTTAATATATATTTAATTGAGTTTATAGGGAAAGAAGAGTCATTCTTTTTTCTTGTGAATCGTTCTTCTTGTACCGCTGAAATAATTTCACCATTTTTAATTAATGCTGCTGCACTATCATGATAATATGCAGAAATACCTAATATATAACTCATATTAAAATAATGTATATACAAAAGGTGATATTACAGTTCCTTGAGAAAAAACAATAATAGAAGACATTAAAAGCATTATTATAATAATTGGTAATAACCAAAATTTTTTTCTTATTTTTAAAAAAAGCCATATTTCTTTAATAAAACTAATCATAATTAAAATTGATACCTCATTGATTGAATTTCGTCATTTCTAATAATCCAGTAAGATTCTTTTTCTTTTTCAAATTTTTTATTAAGTAAATCTTTTCCAATTAGCTTTAAAAAAAAACCAATTGGAAAAAATAAAGTAAAAAAAATTATACTCATTATTATTGGTGGAATTATTTTTTCTAAAATTTTACCTATAAACATCCACGCTAAAAAAATAGGTGTAAATAACTTTGAGAAAAACATATTCATCAAAAATATGACAAAAGGTACAATAATGAATATTATATTTATTTTTTCACTTTTTAGCACAGGTAAAAAAGCAAAAATTAAAAAAATAAAACACATTAAATATATGAATTGATTTTGTAATGAGTTTTTCAAATTATTATCCTTTTTTATATTAGTTCACTAAATTATTTATATTTTTTTTGCATTATACCAAATTTTCTGATTTTTTAACATTAACAAAAATATACAGTTTTAAATCATTTAAAAATAAAAGGTGAGCTTTTAAATTATTTATTTGTAGCTTCTATACTTCCTCAAAAAATATAAGCGATTAGAAAGTATTAAACTCCAATTCTCAAATAGATATTGAGCATTTTTGATATCCATACAGAGTAACATAAGATACTCTACTAAATTCAATAGTTGCTACAAATGCTGAAAATTATCTTTTGGAAATTCAACCAATCTCCTTGCATTTGACAAGCTACATCCGTTTCAAAACTTCTTCTTTTAATTTTCTAAGATAAAAAAATATTTAAAAGAAATTACCACAACTTTAGTATTACTATTTTATTGTACAAAAGTATTGATACTATATATTTGTAGAAAACATAATTTTATGGAAAGCGATTCTATCGAAGATAAAAAGATAAGGTAGTACAAGATTTTTATACTATATAAAAATCTTATTAAAAAGGATACCTACGAAGACACCTATTAAAAAATCAAATCCCTATAAATAGACACTTAATAAATGGCGACCCCAGCATGATTCGAACATGCGTGTTCTGGAGGAAATCCAGACGTCCTTGGCCACTAGACGACAGGGTCAATTTTTTTAGGAGTAGGATTATATTTTAGTTTGAGTTTGTTTTTGCTTAAAAGTGATTATTATCTTAGTTTCTTTAGGGCTTTTTTCGAGAGTTTTATTATTGTTGAGGCTTTTGTCTCATAAAAACCTTTTTTATCTTCAACTAAAATATCAGCTCCAATTGTTGCAAAATCTTTATCAAAACTTTCAGCTGTTTTATTTGCTGATGTTGAATACAAAATATTGAATTTATGGATAAAATCATAAAAATCAGAATCTTTAGGCACAACTCTGAATGACTTTGTATTTGGATAAATAAAAGTTGTTCTTTTACTATTTCTTACTTTTTTTCTAAAACTTTTTGGAACTCGTGTATGTTGAGTTAAAGTCTTAAAAGAATCTACTGTATGAAGTATTTTTTTTGATGTTGGTCTTTGTTTTATTAAAGAGAGTTTCTCATCATTATAAGATGAGAAACCTACTGTTGTATCAGTTTGTACTAGATAAACTAAAGAAGAATCCATGAATTCTTAATCGTTTAAGAATTCTTGGATTGATTTAGGAGTTGAAACATCATTAGTTTTTAAAACTTTGATTGCTTCAACTGCTGCGTTTGCAGCTGCAACTGTTGTAAAATAAGGAACATTCATTCTAAGAACTGATCTTCTAATATTTTTACCATCATCTTTTGATGCCTCTTTTGCTTCACTTGTATTAATAGCCATTGCAATATCACCATTTGTAAGTAAATCTATGATATTTGGTCTTCCTTCACTAACTTTTAATACTTTTTCACACTCAACACCAGCTTCATTTATAGTAGTATAAGTTCCACCAGTTGCTACGATTGTAAAGCCATTTTCAGCTAAACCTTTTGCAATACTTGGAGCAAACTCTTTATCTAAATCACATAATGAAATAAATACTTTTCCACCTTTTGGAAGGTCATTTTTTGCAGCAGTTTGTGATTTAGCAAAAGCCATTCCAAAGCTATCAGAAATACCCATAACTTCACCAGTTGATTTCATTTCAGGACTTAATAATAAATCAGCACCTGAAAGTTTATTAAATGGGAATACAGCTTCTTTAACAGCC from Arcobacter venerupis includes these protein-coding regions:
- a CDS encoding carbamoyltransferase family protein, translated to MSYILGISAYYHDSAAALIKNGEIISAVQEERFTRKKNDSSFPINSIKYILRDSNITISEIDYIVFYDKPFLKFERLLETYLSFVPRGLLSFIVSMPLWLKEKLFLKRNIVSELKLLDSNFNEKKLLFSEHHFSHAASAFYPSNFKEAIVLVVDGVGEWVTSTIAIGKESNINVVKEIHFPHSLGLLYSAFTYYCGFKVNSGEYKLMGLAPYGKPAYEDIILNNLIDLKDDGSFKLNQKYFSYATDLKMINNNFCKLFSMPTRKPDEELTQFYMDIAASIQSVTETIMLKITRHLADTYKIENLCLAGGVALNCVANGKIFKDKRFKNIWIQPAAGDSGGAIGAALAAWHIELKNPRVYTKGDSMKGSYLGPSFSDKQIETEISPLNAIYEIFEEKDLIQKVAKDLLNGKAVGWFQGKMEFGPRALGNRSILANPLMPEIQSRLNLQIKNRESFRPFAPSILSENVQEWFDFDDSSPYMLFVANVNENKLKKISQDEKKIEGLNKLKIVRSEIPAVTHIDNSARLQTVHKETNHKYHSLISAFNDLTGCPILVNTSFNVRGEPIVCTPRDAFECFISTDMDILVINNFYLQKNKQQVKTILNQKNFALED
- a CDS encoding DUF5989 family protein — encoded protein: MISFIKEIWLFLKIRKKFWLLPIIIIMLLMSSIIVFSQGTVISPFVYTLF
- a CDS encoding Sua5 YciO YrdC YwlC family protein is translated as MDSSLVYLVQTDTTVGFSSYNDEKLSLIKQRPTSKKILHTVDSFKTLTQHTRVPKSFRKKVRNSKRTTFIYPNTKSFRVVPKDSDFYDFIHKFNILYSTSANKTAESFDKDFATIGADILVEDKKGFYETKASTIIKLSKKALKKLR